From one Spiroplasma endosymbiont of Lasioglossum villosulum genomic stretch:
- a CDS encoding IS30 family transposase, which produces MSYKHLGIDERIYIENQLKFKFKISEIAKNLNRSISTIIREINRNKDNNHYFSLIAQNKAENRKQSHISFHKFKNKNLVKYVQQKLLLGWSPEQIYGRIKNFHKEWVISFKTIYTWIYFGMLDKVTSKNLRRKGKKRKSKENRGKFNGKSIKERDINVNDRITLGHWEGDTIVSSRGKSKSCLITLVERVSRFTLAILVKNRTTKVINKNVSYYLSILPKNIVKTITFDRGKEFSNWQQLEKNLDIKIYFANPYSPWQRGTNENTNGLIREKFPKKFIFSKTNKNEVHKFILSLNQRPRKILNYLSPIEYLDRKII; this is translated from the coding sequence ATGAGTTATAAACATCTTGGCATAGATGAAAGGATTTATATTGAGAATCAATTGAAATTTAAATTTAAAATTAGTGAAATAGCTAAAAATCTTAATCGAAGTATTAGTACTATTATTCGAGAAATTAATAGAAATAAAGATAATAATCATTATTTTTCATTAATTGCACAAAATAAAGCTGAAAATCGAAAACAATCACATATTAGTTTTCATAAGTTTAAAAATAAGAATTTAGTAAAATATGTACAACAAAAATTACTATTAGGTTGATCACCTGAACAAATTTATGGCAGAATTAAAAATTTTCATAAAGAGTGAGTTATTAGTTTTAAAACAATTTATACTTGAATTTATTTTGGAATGCTTGATAAAGTTACTAGTAAAAATTTAAGAAGAAAAGGTAAAAAACGAAAATCTAAAGAAAATCGTGGCAAGTTTAATGGTAAATCAATTAAAGAACGAGATATAAATGTTAATGATCGTATAACACTTGGTCATTGAGAAGGAGATACTATAGTATCATCACGAGGTAAAAGCAAATCATGTTTAATAACTTTAGTTGAAAGAGTATCACGATTTACTTTAGCAATATTAGTTAAAAACAGAACTACTAAAGTTATTAATAAAAATGTTAGTTATTATTTATCAATTCTTCCTAAAAACATTGTTAAAACTATTACTTTTGATCGTGGCAAAGAATTTTCAAATTGACAACAACTTGAAAAAAATTTAGATATAAAAATTTATTTTGCCAATCCATATTCACCTTGACAAAGAGGTACTAATGAAAATACTAATGGTTTAATTAGAGAAAAATTTCCTAAAAAATTTATTTTTTCAAAAACTAATAAAAATGAAGTTCATAAATTTATATTGTCTTTAAACCAAAGACCAAGAAAAATACTAAATTATCTTTCACCAATCGAATATTTGGATAGAAAAATAATTTAG
- a CDS encoding peptidase M17 — MDKNILLNVSSKLELKLKLTAVFADKVPHELIAKEKNKLTLISEDKTYYLYLGDSKGLTRNDVYNFFVNFSSNNSQDLDIDVKSFVTSNLDESILLQTIYEALWFGTFKEYTLKSKKNEEKKVKYNVVSTAKFPSYTSQQQIEIQGESINLARNLQDMPPNLLYPEVFAKKIQDTAKGIKNLSVKVLGQKEITELNMNLLLAVNAGSNFDARVVVLEYKGDPQHADDILGLVGKGITFDSGGYSLKPSSAMKGMKFDMSGAASVCNAAIAAAKLQLKINFVAVACLTENKIGGHATLVETVFTSMNGKTVEINNTDAEGRLVLADGMTYALRKGKANRIIELSTLTGAMLVALGSYMTGAFATDDKLFNDFDLSSQQTNEEIWRMPIHQQNILNMRSSKIADLSNLSKDPYGGSSNAAAFLKEFSEDKPFLHLDIAGTAYKNDRGMGVLIKTLVQYMKNYSTSK; from the coding sequence ATGGATAAAAATATTCTACTTAATGTTAGTAGTAAACTTGAATTAAAATTAAAATTAACAGCGGTATTTGCTGATAAAGTTCCTCATGAATTGATTGCTAAAGAAAAAAATAAATTAACATTAATTTCTGAAGATAAAACTTATTACCTATATTTAGGTGATAGTAAAGGTTTAACTCGTAATGATGTTTATAATTTTTTTGTAAATTTTAGTAGTAATAATAGTCAAGATTTGGATATTGATGTCAAATCTTTTGTTACGAGTAATTTAGATGAAAGTATACTTTTACAAACTATATATGAAGCATTATGATTTGGTACTTTTAAAGAATATACTTTAAAAAGTAAAAAGAATGAAGAAAAAAAAGTTAAATATAATGTTGTTTCAACAGCAAAATTCCCTAGCTATACTTCACAACAACAGATCGAAATTCAAGGAGAAAGTATTAATTTAGCACGTAATTTGCAAGATATGCCACCTAATTTATTATATCCCGAAGTTTTTGCAAAAAAAATTCAAGATACAGCAAAAGGTATTAAAAATTTATCAGTAAAGGTTTTAGGGCAAAAAGAAATAACAGAGCTAAATATGAATTTATTATTAGCAGTTAATGCTGGAAGTAATTTTGATGCTCGTGTTGTTGTTTTGGAATATAAAGGTGATCCACAGCATGCCGATGATATTTTGGGATTAGTTGGTAAAGGAATTACTTTTGATAGTGGTGGTTATTCACTAAAACCTTCTTCAGCAATGAAAGGTATGAAATTTGATATGTCGGGTGCAGCTAGTGTATGTAATGCTGCCATTGCTGCTGCTAAATTACAATTAAAAATAAACTTTGTCGCTGTTGCTTGTTTAACAGAAAATAAGATTGGTGGTCATGCTACTTTAGTAGAAACAGTTTTTACTTCAATGAATGGTAAAACTGTAGAAATTAATAATACCGATGCAGAAGGAAGATTGGTATTAGCAGATGGTATGACATATGCTTTACGTAAAGGAAAAGCAAATCGTATTATTGAATTATCAACTTTAACTGGTGCAATGCTAGTGGCATTAGGTAGCTATATGACTGGTGCTTTTGCTACTGATGATAAATTATTTAATGATTTTGATTTATCATCACAACAAACTAATGAGGAAATTTGAAGAATGCCAATTCATCAACAAAATATTTTAAATATGCGTTCATCTAAAATAGCTGATTTAAGTAATCTTTCTAAAGATCCATATGGTGGTTCATCAAATGCTGCTGCATTTTTAAAAGAATTTAGTGAAGATAAACCATTTTTACATTTAGATATTGCAGGAACTGCTTATAAAAATGATCGTGGTATGGGTGTATTAATTAAAACATTAGTTCAATATATGAAAAATTATAGTACAAGTAAATAA
- the pepF gene encoding oligoendopeptidase F, with amino-acid sequence MKRSELNEKDKKKYCWDFKHLFINNESWKKALPEFDKFANQLLTFKGKLNNIDNFKKYLAISKEISMLGSKVVQYLHYGDLDQTNLELQQLSSLFATQQSKLSEKLAWIEPEIKTIGLQTIKNWINNDPSLMIYKHDMEVFFKFEKFILSEHDETLLSKVSKSRSAAGGLYDSLVYADKQKTMFNYQNKEQELTQTLYLDILENSNPVKDQQLRIDISKKFYEDIKNKKHSLAQVYESILEVAVEEIKIRNNHKEKDNKKHLTTLEYSLLSDDVPLILYENLIKTGQKHAILVEEFYNLKRKFFKFKKFYSTDTSLKMTTIPTKKFSVEEGINSIKEILSILGDEYLEQLNLALLPGRIDYYEDTNKRTGAYSTGGNGVEPIILMNWDDTINSLNTLAHELGHSVHSLFSEKYQKYPNADYPIILAEVASTVNEHLAFDYLYNKASNNQERIYLLQTHIETVIGTFFRQIQFAEFEWEAHKLVEKEVPLNADILADLFENTANKYGQKALDKYEEKGKGYSWPRILHFFHSPYYVYKYATSITVSYKLYEDVKNGKKENLLNFLKAGGSKYPLDILKDAGVDLTQIDVYNPLITNLKKMINQLSDLINNKDN; translated from the coding sequence ATGAAGCGTTCTGAATTAAATGAAAAAGATAAAAAAAAGTACTGCTGAGATTTTAAGCATTTATTTATTAATAATGAATCTTGAAAAAAAGCTTTACCTGAGTTTGATAAATTTGCCAATCAACTTTTAACTTTTAAAGGAAAATTAAATAATATTGATAACTTTAAAAAATATTTAGCAATTAGCAAAGAAATATCAATGTTAGGATCTAAAGTTGTACAATATTTACATTATGGAGATTTAGATCAAACTAACTTAGAATTGCAACAATTATCTAGTTTATTTGCGACTCAACAAAGTAAGTTATCGGAAAAATTAGCATGGATTGAACCAGAAATTAAAACTATTGGTTTACAAACTATTAAAAACTGGATTAATAATGATCCCTCATTAATGATATATAAACATGATATGGAAGTTTTCTTTAAATTTGAAAAATTTATTTTAAGTGAGCACGATGAAACTTTACTAAGTAAAGTTAGTAAATCAAGAAGTGCTGCTGGTGGTTTATATGATAGTTTGGTTTATGCTGATAAACAAAAAACAATGTTTAATTATCAAAATAAAGAACAAGAATTAACACAAACTTTATATTTAGACATTTTAGAAAATAGTAATCCAGTAAAAGATCAACAATTAAGAATTGATATTTCAAAAAAATTTTATGAAGATATTAAAAATAAAAAACATTCATTAGCACAAGTTTATGAAAGTATTTTAGAAGTAGCTGTTGAAGAAATAAAAATTCGTAACAACCATAAAGAAAAAGATAATAAAAAACATTTAACTACTTTAGAATATAGTTTATTAAGTGATGATGTACCATTAATACTATATGAAAATTTAATAAAAACGGGACAGAAACACGCTATTTTAGTAGAAGAATTTTATAATTTAAAACGTAAATTTTTTAAATTTAAAAAATTTTATAGTACCGATACTAGTTTAAAAATGACAACAATACCAACCAAAAAATTCAGTGTTGAAGAAGGTATTAATTCAATCAAAGAAATTTTAAGTATCTTAGGTGATGAATATTTAGAACAATTAAACTTAGCATTATTACCAGGTAGAATTGACTATTATGAAGACACAAATAAACGAACTGGTGCTTATTCAACAGGTGGTAATGGCGTAGAACCCATTATTTTAATGAATTGAGATGATACTATTAATTCACTTAATACACTAGCTCATGAATTAGGTCATTCTGTTCACAGCCTATTTTCAGAAAAATATCAAAAATATCCAAATGCTGACTATCCAATTATTTTAGCTGAAGTTGCTTCAACAGTTAATGAACATCTAGCATTTGATTATTTATATAATAAAGCGTCAAATAATCAAGAACGCATTTACTTACTACAAACTCATATTGAAACTGTAATTGGTACTTTTTTTCGTCAAATTCAATTTGCTGAATTTGAATGAGAAGCACATAAATTAGTAGAAAAAGAAGTGCCATTAAACGCCGATATTTTGGCTGATTTATTTGAAAATACAGCTAATAAATATGGACAAAAAGCATTAGATAAATACGAAGAAAAAGGAAAAGGATACTCATGACCACGAATTCTTCATTTTTTCCACTCACCTTATTATGTTTATAAATATGCTACTTCAATTACCGTTTCTTATAAACTTTATGAAGATGTTAAAAATGGTAAAAAAGAAAATTTACTTAACTTTTTAAAAGCTGGTGGCAGCAAATATCCATTAGATATTTTAAAAGATGCGGGTGTTGATTTAACACAAATTGATGTTTATAACCCATTAATTACTAATTTAAAGAAAATGATTAACCAATTATCAGACTTAATTAATAATAAAGATAATTAA
- a CDS encoding GMP reductase, with amino-acid sequence MNVKFDFEDINLIANKGIVKSRKECDTSVKLNGFTFKIPIIPANMSAVINQELCILLAKNNYFYVMHRFNIDQIKFIKNMHEQKLYASISIGVKKEDKELLEQLIKLNLIPEFITIDIAHGHSNAMEEMIKFIKTTFTKTNTKPFIIAGNVMTKTAVKDLEKWGADAIKFGVGPGKACITKLKTGFGTGGWQLNALQDVANSTTKPLIADGGIRCNGDIAKAIAFGATMIMAGSILAGYDESPGKIVTINGQSYKEYFGSASIFNKAEAKNIEGKKILVPYKGSIADTYKEMEEDLQSAISYAGGKDLSALTKCDYVIVKGTINNGDDR; translated from the coding sequence ATGAATGTGAAATTTGATTTTGAAGATATAAATCTAATTGCAAATAAAGGAATAGTTAAATCGCGAAAAGAATGTGATACCAGTGTTAAACTAAATGGTTTTACTTTTAAAATTCCAATTATTCCGGCAAATATGAGTGCTGTCATTAACCAAGAATTATGTATTTTATTGGCTAAAAATAATTACTTTTATGTAATGCACCGTTTTAATATCGATCAAATTAAATTTATTAAAAATATGCATGAACAAAAATTATATGCTTCAATTAGCATTGGTGTTAAAAAAGAGGATAAAGAGTTACTTGAACAATTAATCAAACTGAATCTAATTCCTGAATTTATTACTATTGATATTGCTCATGGTCATAGTAATGCTATGGAAGAAATGATTAAATTTATAAAAACTACTTTTACTAAAACAAATACTAAACCTTTTATTATTGCTGGTAACGTTATGACAAAAACCGCTGTTAAAGATTTAGAAAAATGAGGCGCTGATGCAATTAAATTTGGTGTTGGTCCAGGAAAAGCTTGTATTACTAAACTAAAAACTGGATTTGGTACAGGTGGTTGACAATTAAATGCTTTACAAGATGTTGCCAATAGCACCACTAAACCATTAATTGCAGATGGTGGTATTAGATGTAATGGTGATATTGCTAAAGCAATAGCTTTTGGTGCCACTATGATTATGGCAGGAAGTATTTTAGCGGGTTATGATGAATCACCTGGCAAAATTGTTACAATAAATGGTCAATCTTACAAAGAATATTTTGGATCAGCAAGTATTTTTAACAAAGCGGAAGCGAAAAATATTGAAGGTAAAAAAATACTTGTTCCATATAAAGGTTCAATTGCTGATACTTATAAAGAAATGGAAGAAGATTTACAATCTGCTATTTCTTATGCTGGCGGTAAAGATTTATCTGCATTAACAAAATGTGATTATGTTATTGTTAAAGGTACTATTAATAATGGTGACGATCGTTAA